One Mauremys mutica isolate MM-2020 ecotype Southern chromosome 19, ASM2049712v1, whole genome shotgun sequence genomic window carries:
- the LOC123352868 gene encoding schlafen family member 13-like: MAHEVEHLYVDSATDYPEVVVQVGKITFGENERKNIPKNIRQKQKLTLARAVCALLNSGGGVVKAEIENEGYTLQGNMIGQDIEIAFRECIQCPNLTKYFDYMQQNSDFLIFVKSWSSENSLAISGLTKPRICSLSSGLYLRSGTSLVSVKPGDALEFLKGKQGHVTRELEEERGPSAKRPQLQDVQRTKKAGVQEERDISNAAAQFFERDRLEYGETLNFTESRDVEFKNFATDNILKYLRDMLPNYISAFANTQGGGYFIIGVRDNRTVAGCRREDVTTEELGKEIDHAREKLTLCHFHTARESEHNLKYKHKIINVYDRCGDHCGYVCAVRIEPFCCAVFSETPDSWIVKGNRTERLTAKKWTTLMTAADPELSELAAAFKKELSLSDGPPLIKPVYSHQGLDSLDDLQKYLFPVESNRIKYTPENLSKELASEHPELINLMEEHMQLLSQGILIFSRSWAVQVDLQENQDVVCDALLIAMESPPILYTVFENPNSEGIFEYSRHTACRLKEKLVNIGGYTQKVCVMPKLLCLHSNSDKGQDGGVSMQDMYPTNYSRIHGDNLKHLLRSLAIFLLSFPSFLSDQLGCEFFNLLTIKQYELLSKNLHKAKKLFVYGLPGTGKTIVALKIIEKIRNVFKCEPEEILYICENRPLREFVGDKGICQSVTRVTFMKDNFEKVKHIVVDEAQNFREENGCWYKKAEDITQRCNEPGVFWIFLDYLQTSHTCKSGLPPARQHDPVESLTKVVRNSKEIYGNIKSQMERIVQDKKLGDVPYERLENLLREATCGHHVSGFYSIERDLNMNEIANYVARKCFEYLKKGYSEKEIAILFSTLHDKRKYEPIITRQMRKFKLNPVFQEADEVQGKHIILDSIRRFSGLERSIVFGVNPVSTQEEISDNLLLCVASRANLRLHLLFE, from the exons ATGGCCCATGAGGTGGAGCACCTGTATGTTGATTCAGCAACAGATTATCCGGAAGTGGTCGTACAAgtaggaaaaataacttttggagagaatgagagaaaaaATATTCCCAAAAATATAAGACAAAAGCAAAAACTTACCCTGGCCCGTGCAGTGTGTGCTTTGTTAAACTCAGGAGGAGGAGTGGTAAAAGCGGAGATTGAAAATGAGGGCTACACCTTACAAGGAAATATGATTGGGCAGGACATAGAAATCGCTTTTAGGGAGTGCATTCAGTGTCCAAACttgacaaaatattttgactATATGCAGCAAAACAGTGACTTTTTGATTTTTGTTAAATCATGGAGCAGTGAAAACTCATTGGCTATCTCAGGCCTAACAAAACCTCGTatttgcagcctgagctctggtttGTACCTAAGATCTGGCACTTCTCTTGTCAGTGTGAAACCTGGCGATGCTTTGGAATTTCTCAAAGGGAAACAAGGCCATGTCACGAGAGAATTGGAAGAGGAGAGAGGGCCAAGTGCTAAAAGACCCCAGTTGCAAGATGTGCAGAGAACAAAGAAAGCTGGtgtgcaggaggagagagacataAGCAATGCTGCTGCTCAGTTTTTTGAAAGAGACCGATTGGAGTATGGAGAGACCCTGAACTTCACAGAATCAAGAGATGTAGAATTTAAAAATTTTGCAACTGATAATATCTTGAAATACCTCAGAGACATGCTGCCAAATTATATCTCTGCATTTGCAAACACACAAGGAGGAGGATATTTCATTATTGGAGTGCGCGATAACAGGACAGTTGCAGGATGTAGACGTGAAGATGTAACCACTGAAGAATTAGGAAAAGAAATAGATCATGCCAGAGAGAAATTAACCCTCTGTCACTTTCATACTGCCAGGGAAAGTGAACATAATTTAAAGTACAAACATAAAATCATAAATGTATATGATAGATGTGGAGACCATTGTGGGTATGTCTGTGCTGTGAGGATTGAACCTTTTTGTTGTGCTGTGTTTTCGGAAACGCCGGACTCATGGATTGTAAAGGGAAACCGCACCGAGAGACTGACAGCTAAGAAGTGGACCACCTTGATGACTGCTGCCGATCCAG AACTTTCAGAGTTGGCTGCTGCTTTTAAGAAAGAGCTGAGTCTGTCAGATGGGCCTCCCCTCATCAAACCAGTTTATTCACACCAAGGCCTTGATAGTCTGGATGATCTGCAAAAATATCTGTTTCCAG TGGAATCTAATAGGATAAAATATACTCCAGAAAACCTCAGCAAGGAGCTTGCATCAGAGCATCCAGAACTAATCAATTTAATGGAAGAGCACATGCAGCTGCTTTCTCAGGGGATACTTATATTTTCGAGAAGCTGGGCTGTTCAGGTTGACTTGCAGGAGAACCAAGATGTTGTTTGTGATGCTCTCTTAATAGCCATGGAGAGTCCTCCAATACTCTACACAGTCTTTGAGAATCCCAACTCTGAAGGTATTTTTGAATACTCAAGACATACTGCCTGCAGGTTAAAGGAAAAACTGGTAAATATTGGGGGCTACACTCAAAAAGTGTGTGTGATGCCAAAGCTACTCTGTCTGCACAGTAACAGTGACAAAGGGCAAGATGGGGGGGTGAGTATGCAAGATATGTACCCGACTAACTACAGCCGAATCCACGGTGATAACTTGAAACATTTACTGCGCTCACTTGCAATAttcttgctgagttttccatCCTTTTTAAGTGACCAGCTTGGTTGTGAATTTTTCAACCTCCTGACCATCAAACAGTACGAACTGCTTTCAAAAAACCTGCACAAGGCTAAAAAGCTATTTGTCTACGGCCTGCCAGGAACAGGGAAAACGATAGTGGCACTGAAGATCATCGAAAAGATAAGGAATGTGTTTAAATGCGAACCAGAAGAGATTCTCTACATTTGTGAGAACCGGCCTCTGAGAGAGTTTGTGGG AGATAAAGGCATTTGCCAATCTGTGACAAGAGTAACTTTCATGAAGGACAACTTTGAAAAGGTGAAACACATAGTAGTTGATGAAGCTCAAAATTTCCGGGAAGAGAATGGCTGTTGGTACAAGAAGGCAGAAGATATCACCCAAAGATGTAATGAGCCTGGTGTTTTCTGGATCTTCTTGGACTATTTACAGACAAGTCACACTTGCAAATCTGGTCTGCCACCTGCACGTCAGCATGACCCTGTGGAATCACTAACCAAAGTGGTCCGTAATTCCAAGGAGATATACGGCAACATAAAAAGTCAAATGGAAAGGATTGTACAAGATAAAAAATTAGGAGATGTTCCTTATGAGCGTTTAGAAAACTTGTTACGTGAAGCCACGTGTGGTCACCATGTATCAGGTTTTTATAGCATAGAAAGAGACTTAAATATGAACGAAATAGCAAATTATGTGGCTAGAAAATGTTTTGAGTATTTGAAAAAGGGCTACTCAGAGAAAGAGATTGCTATTCTGTTCAGCACGCTGCACGATAAAAGAAAATATGAACCCATAATAACAAGACAAATGAGGAAATTCAAGCTGAATCCAGTTTTCCAAGAAGCAGATGAAGTGCAGGGAAAGCATATTATTCTTGACAGCATCCGTCGCTTTTCTGGCCTAGAAAGGAGCATTGTGTTTGGTGTCAATCCAGTCTCTACCCAAGAGGAGATTTCTGACAACCTTTTACTCTGTGTGGCATCCAGAGCTAATTTACGCCTCCATTTGCTGTTTGAATAG